A part of Dreissena polymorpha isolate Duluth1 chromosome 13, UMN_Dpol_1.0, whole genome shotgun sequence genomic DNA contains:
- the LOC127856251 gene encoding sodium-dependent glucose transporter 1A-like isoform X1 gives MADHETSIESDGLMNNGETKQSNESKPEDSRKVEPKLRRFLGRLKNDEVYRKKITYTAVLCWSFVGLGWLVGLNGPTFPDLMQIIGEDLASSSWMFTTGSLGYMTGSIIGGVIYDRFDKLLLLTASTFALALSSAFVPYCSSLVAMLLIKCIGGFACGTLDTGANAHMIYIWGSEHGPFLQALHFGFSFGALISPLATEPFLAKKIVHCVTGIGFVGNQSELRTAGQLDDSRRGVEVFNDSLSAQNTTTEVNFTSSNNSCFDKYEPSEVHPAFLISGAFMFSATVGLLYIYVQCRSFLKSEDDTKLKTSDDTNTNSHPMPLRLKVVFIIMLCAMLASYCIVEDCFATFLMTFSLNQLNWDKSTGAYITAVFWVSFAIGRFTGIFIVSCCKSNVLLTSYLGALLIGYSGFLASSLLMYTPLIWLFTGVLGFAKSVIFPAIFSWTSSNVVKVTGKISSVFLVSSSTAGMTFPLLIGHMMEYKSPMWFVYILIIMLIICIFSFTIIRVLVKCCLKTSKISLNENMKADTEQTEMVLMS, from the exons ATGGCAGATCACGAGACATCCATTGAAAGTGACGGGTTGATGAACAATGGTGAGACAAAACAGTCAAAT GAATCGAAACCAGAAGATTCAAGGAAGGTGGAGCCTAAATTGAGACGGTTTCTAGGCAGGCTGAAAAATGACGAGGTATACAGAAAGAAGATTACATATACTGCGGTGTTGTGCTGGTCCTTTGTTGGCTTG GGTTGGCTCGTTGGCTTGAATGGGCCCACTTTTCCAGACCTGATGCAGATTATTGGTGAGGACCTCGCAAGTTCGTCGTGGATGTTCACTACAGGAAGCTTAGG ctACATGACCGGCTCCATAATCGGTGGTGTTATTTATGACCGTTTCGACAAGCTGCTGTTGCTGACGGCATCGACGTTTGCCTTGGCTCTGAGCTCTGCGTTTGTGCCCTATTGTTCCAGTCTTGTTGCCATGTTGCTTATTAAATGCATTGGAGGATTTGCATGTGGAACTCTCGATACAG GGGCTAACGCCCACATGATATATATTTGGGGCTCAGAACATGGACCGTTCCTTCAGGCCTTGCACTTTGGGTTTTCTTTCGGAGCCCTTATTTCACCTCTCGCAACAGAGCCTTTTTTGGCAAAGAAGATCGTGCACTGTGTAACAGGAATTGGATTTGTGGGCAACCAATCAGAATTAAGGACTGCTGGCCAACTGGATGACAGCAGAAGAGGCGTTGAGGTTTTCAACGACTCATTGTCAGCGCAGAATACTACGACCGAAGTTAATTTTACTTCATCAAATAActcttgttttgacaaatatGAACCATCTGAAGTTCATCCCGCTTTTCTTATTTCGGGTGCATTTATGTTCTCTGCTACCGTAGGACTTCTATATATTTATGTTCAATGTCGTTCCTTTTTAAAATCAGAGGATGACACAAAACTAAAAACGAGTGATGACACAAACACCAATTCACACCCAATGCCGCTGCGTCTAAAAGTAGTTTTTATCATTATGCTTTGCGCAATGCTGGCGTCATATTGTATTGTCGAAGATTGCTTTGCAACTTTTTTGATGACTTTTTCGTTGAACCAACTCAACTGGGACAAGTCAACAGGCGCTTACATCACTGCTGTATTTTGGGTCTCCTTTGCTATTGGTCGGTTCACAGGAATATTTATTGTGTCTTGCTGTAAGAGCAATGTTTTGCTTACCTCCTACCTTGGCGCACTCTTGATCGGTTACTCGGGATTTCTTGCAAGTTCATTGTTGATGTATACACCTCTTATTTGGCTGTTTACAGGAGTTCTAGGTTTCGCGAAGTCTGTCATATTTCCAGCCATATTCAGCTGGACCTCTTCAAATGTAGTCAAGGTAACGGGTAAGATATCGTCAGTGTTTCTCGTATCATCATCAACAGCTGGCATGACATTTCCATTGCTAATTGGACATATGATGGAATACAAAAGTCCGATGTGGTTTGTCTATATTTTGATAATAATGCTGATCATATGCATTTTTTCCTTCACCATCATTCGAGTACTTGTCAAATGTTGTTTGAAGACTTCTAAAATTTCTTTGAACGAGAACATGAAAGCTGACACTGAACAGACAGAAATGGTCCTTATGTCATAG
- the LOC127856251 gene encoding sodium-dependent glucose transporter 1-like isoform X2 translates to MADHETSIESDGLMNNGETKQSNESKPEDSRKVEPKLRRFLGRLKNDEVYRKKITYTAVLCWSFVGLGWLVGLNGPTFPDLMQIIGEDLASSSWMFTTGSLGYMTGSIIGGVIYDRFDKLLLLTASTFALALSSAFVPYCSSLVAMLLIKCIGGFACGTLDTGVLGFAKSVIFPAIFSWTSSNVVKVTGKISSVFLVSSSTAGMTFPLLIGHMMEYKSPMWFVYILIIMLIICIFSFTIIRVLVKCCLKTSKISLNENMKADTEQTEMVLMS, encoded by the exons ATGGCAGATCACGAGACATCCATTGAAAGTGACGGGTTGATGAACAATGGTGAGACAAAACAGTCAAAT GAATCGAAACCAGAAGATTCAAGGAAGGTGGAGCCTAAATTGAGACGGTTTCTAGGCAGGCTGAAAAATGACGAGGTATACAGAAAGAAGATTACATATACTGCGGTGTTGTGCTGGTCCTTTGTTGGCTTG GGTTGGCTCGTTGGCTTGAATGGGCCCACTTTTCCAGACCTGATGCAGATTATTGGTGAGGACCTCGCAAGTTCGTCGTGGATGTTCACTACAGGAAGCTTAGG ctACATGACCGGCTCCATAATCGGTGGTGTTATTTATGACCGTTTCGACAAGCTGCTGTTGCTGACGGCATCGACGTTTGCCTTGGCTCTGAGCTCTGCGTTTGTGCCCTATTGTTCCAGTCTTGTTGCCATGTTGCTTATTAAATGCATTGGAGGATTTGCATGTGGAACTCTCGATACAG GAGTTCTAGGTTTCGCGAAGTCTGTCATATTTCCAGCCATATTCAGCTGGACCTCTTCAAATGTAGTCAAGGTAACGGGTAAGATATCGTCAGTGTTTCTCGTATCATCATCAACAGCTGGCATGACATTTCCATTGCTAATTGGACATATGATGGAATACAAAAGTCCGATGTGGTTTGTCTATATTTTGATAATAATGCTGATCATATGCATTTTTTCCTTCACCATCATTCGAGTACTTGTCAAATGTTGTTTGAAGACTTCTAAAATTTCTTTGAACGAGAACATGAAAGCTGACACTGAACAGACAGAAATGGTCCTTATGTCATAG